One genomic region from Gemmatimonadota bacterium encodes:
- a CDS encoding SusD/RagB family nutrient-binding outer membrane lipoprotein, whose translation MSIKNKLAAIAMLGAALGATACQGDFLTGGELSNDPNRPTVASNDQLFVGNQETLWAYWGSDPARVTGVYAQQFTGLANQYGALGATYSQDATTTNGTNAALYTGGGLVDIVKLQKAVAAAHDSVYLGIARVVEGALMGTGADLFGDLVYKQALSGTPNPTLDDQMSVYDSVQTVLSAAITDLGATGPTNIGPGAADLVYGGDATQWTTMAHTLKARFFMHTAEVRGTAAYQSALNEAKLGITSDAGNYFGAFTQGNLPTESNFYYQFHGPAGRGGDLGGGVFLDSLLKARNDPRDAEYFSHTSTGAVNWLSATRNAPDFQQPFVTYDENTLIWAEAAYRTGDAGTALAKLNEERANHGLSAESVSGQALLNEILTEKYIVDFQLGEEAWNDYKRTCTPNIAPPQAGLVIPGRMFYDSGEENTNTNVPAPGVGINNLRPPNDPVNATSDGTGAACKAGA comes from the coding sequence GTGTCAATAAAAAACAAACTGGCCGCGATCGCGATGCTGGGCGCTGCGCTCGGCGCGACTGCATGCCAGGGCGACTTTCTGACGGGCGGGGAGCTGAGCAACGATCCCAATCGCCCCACGGTCGCATCGAATGATCAGCTGTTCGTCGGTAATCAGGAAACCCTGTGGGCCTACTGGGGCAGCGATCCGGCGCGCGTAACAGGCGTCTACGCGCAACAGTTCACCGGGCTTGCCAACCAGTACGGCGCGCTCGGCGCCACATACAGTCAGGACGCCACGACCACAAATGGTACGAACGCCGCGCTGTATACCGGCGGCGGACTCGTAGACATCGTGAAGCTGCAGAAAGCCGTTGCGGCCGCCCACGATTCTGTGTATCTGGGAATCGCACGTGTCGTGGAAGGAGCATTGATGGGCACCGGCGCCGACCTCTTTGGCGACCTGGTCTACAAGCAAGCGCTTTCTGGAACTCCGAACCCGACGCTGGATGATCAGATGTCGGTGTACGATTCGGTCCAGACGGTTCTTTCAGCCGCCATCACCGATCTCGGAGCAACGGGGCCGACCAACATCGGTCCAGGCGCGGCTGATCTGGTTTACGGGGGCGACGCCACGCAATGGACGACGATGGCGCACACGCTCAAGGCGCGCTTCTTCATGCACACCGCCGAGGTTCGTGGCACGGCGGCGTACCAGTCCGCGCTCAACGAAGCGAAGCTGGGCATCACGAGCGACGCCGGGAACTACTTTGGCGCGTTCACGCAGGGCAACCTGCCGACCGAGTCCAACTTCTACTACCAGTTTCACGGCCCGGCAGGCCGCGGTGGAGATCTTGGGGGTGGCGTCTTCCTCGATTCACTCCTCAAGGCGCGAAACGATCCGCGTGATGCGGAGTATTTCAGCCACACCTCGACGGGTGCGGTCAATTGGCTGAGCGCCACGCGGAACGCGCCGGATTTCCAGCAGCCGTTCGTTACATATGATGAGAACACCCTCATATGGGCTGAAGCTGCGTATCGCACCGGAGACGCGGGAACCGCGCTCGCCAAGCTCAACGAGGAGCGCGCGAACCACGGGTTGTCTGCCGAAAGTGTCTCGGGACAGGCGCTTCTCAACGAAATACTCACCGAGAAGTACATAGTCGACTTCCAGCTCGGCGAGGAAGCATGGAACGACTACAAGCGGACCTGCACGCCCAACATTGCGCCGCCGCAAGCAGGGCTCGTGATTCCGGGCCGCATGTTCTATGATTCCGGGGAAGAAAACACCAACACGAACGTCCCCGCGCCGGGCGTTGGTATAAACAATCTCCGGCCGCCGAACGATCCGGTCAACGCGACGTCCGATGGAACGGGCGCCGCATGCAAGGCCGGAGCCTGA